A single region of the Borrelia hermsii DAH genome encodes:
- a CDS encoding P83/100 family protein gives MKRIWILFNFLFIFLNIFTFHAREVDKKKLKDFVNMDLEFVNYRGPYDSTDTYLQIVGIGEFLAKNLTNNKSNYYSKYYVNRYIDSESEKSSSDVFIIGESSSLDSILNLRRILTGYLMEGFNYSKESAELLAKAITIYNATYRGDLDYYSDAYIQPALEGLSKHNVGLSRVYSQWAGKTYIFVPLKRNILSGNIESDVDLDKIVTDKVVISLLSENEEVGTDFARDLTDVQDEIRDVDQEKIDIESATLKSIDDELTETIDNLREQLERATDDAEKEGIKKQIDDKTVKRDALKDKTDGLKKSQKKLDSSQEKLDRQRDAVKDKVQESIDKGNRDKNLPKPGAISSPKVDEKLQLIETIEDLEEQLERATDDAEKEIIKKQIDDKLVKRDALKDKTDGPKELQRRLDGQRDAAEDKVQEGINKGKRDNNLPKPREVNLLKKDEKLKSASELKNQLKRATDDAEKEIIKKQIDDKLVKRDALKDKTDGPKELQRRLDGQRDAAEDKVQEGINKGKRDNNLPKPREVNLLKKDEKLKSASELKNQLKRATDDAEKEIIKKQIDDKLVKRDALKDKTDGPKELQRRLDGQRDAAEDKVQEGINKGKRDNNLPKPREVSLLKKDEKLKSASELKKQPKRATADISKNIPSVVNNQSRRLPAKPLAFRKQSDQSEGVDKLPLETENQKPIHKPMFLEVLNPNTNLGVLRLIDSDGGQLEEASRYGIRRYGVYERKDDFVAIKLCSGIAKLQLLNKAENLKVESEADFELSRDSSLYVDSKMILVVVKDNNVWKLAKFSSKDLSEFILSEDEVLPFTSFTVDAGHVYLQDASKKLITLDLNTLKKVS, from the coding sequence ATGAAAAGAATATGGATACTTTTTAATTTTTTATTTATCTTTTTAAATATTTTTACTTTTCATGCTAGAGAAGTAGATAAGAAGAAGTTGAAGGATTTTGTTAATATGGATCTTGAATTTGTTAACTATCGGGGTCCTTATGATTCTACAGATACGTACCTGCAAATAGTAGGTATTGGTGAGTTTTTAGCTAAGAATTTAACTAATAACAAATCTAACTATTATAGTAAGTATTATGTTAATAGGTACATTGACAGTGAGAGTGAAAAGAGTAGTTCAGATGTTTTTATTATTGGTGAGAGTTCTTCTCTTGATAGTATTTTAAATCTTAGAAGGATACTTACAGGATATTTGATGGAAGGTTTTAATTACAGTAAAGAGAGTGCAGAATTACTTGCTAAAGCTATTACAATATATAATGCTACTTATCGAGGTGATTTGGATTATTATAGTGATGCTTATATTCAGCCTGCCCTTGAGGGTTTAAGTAAGCATAATGTAGGACTTTCAAGAGTTTATAGCCAATGGGCTGGAAAGACTTATATTTTTGTTCCTCTTAAGAGAAATATTTTATCAGGAAACATTGAATCAGATGTTGATCTTGACAAAATCGTTACAGATAAGGTAGTAATCTCTCTTTTAAGTGAAAATGAGGAAGTTGGTACTGACTTTGCAAGAGATTTAACTGATGTTCAGGATGAAATTCGTGATGTTGATCAGGAAAAAATTGATATTGAGTCTGCTACTTTGAAAAGCATTGATGATGAATTAACCGAGACTATTGATAACTTAAGAGAACAACTTGAGAGAGCTACAGATGATGCTGAGAAGGAAGGCATTAAGAAGCAAATTGATGATAAGACAGTTAAGAGAGATGCTTTAAAGGATAAGACAGATGGGCTTAAAAAGTCACAGAAGAAATTAGATAGTTCGCAGGAGAAATTAGATAGGCAAAGGGATGCAGTTAAAGATAAAGTTCAAGAAAGTATTGATAAAGGGAACAGAGATAAGAATTTACCAAAGCCTGGGGCAATAAGTTCTCCAAAAGTAGATGAGAAATTGCAATTAATTGAAACTATTGAAGATTTGGAAGAGCAGCTTGAGAGAGCTACAGATGATGCTGAGAAGGAAATAATTAAGAAGCAAATCGATGATAAGCTAGTTAAGCGAGATGCTTTAAAGGATAAGACAGATGGGCCTAAGGAGCTGCAGAGGCGGTTAGATGGGCAAAGGGATGCAGCTGAAGATAAGGTGCAGGAAGGTATTAATAAAGGGAAGAGAGATAATAATTTGCCAAAACCTAGGGAAGTAAATTTATTAAAGAAGGATGAAAAATTAAAGTCAGCTTCTGAATTAAAAAACCAGCTTAAGAGAGCTACAGATGATGCCGAGAAGGAAATAATTAAGAAGCAAATCGATGATAAGCTAGTTAAGCGAGATGCTTTAAAGGATAAGACAGATGGGCCTAAGGAGCTGCAGAGGCGGTTAGATGGGCAAAGGGATGCAGCTGAAGATAAGGTGCAGGAAGGTATTAATAAAGGGAAGAGAGATAATAATTTGCCAAAACCTAGGGAAGTAAATTTATTAAAGAAGGATGAAAAATTAAAGTCAGCTTCTGAATTAAAAAACCAGCTTAAGAGAGCTACAGATGATGCCGAGAAGGAAATAATTAAGAAGCAAATCGATGATAAGCTAGTTAAGCGAGATGCTTTAAAGGATAAGACAGATGGGCCTAAGGAGCTGCAGAGGCGGTTAGATGGGCAAAGGGATGCAGCTGAAGATAAGGTGCAGGAAGGTATTAATAAAGGGAAGAGAGATAATAATTTGCCAAAACCTAGGGAAGTAAGTTTATTAAAGAAGGATGAAAAATTAAAGTCAGCTTCTGAGTTGAAAAAACAACCCAAGAGAGCTACTGCTGATATTTCTAAAAATATTCCTAGTGTTGTAAACAATCAATCTCGACGTTTGCCTGCTAAGCCTTTAGCTTTTAGAAAGCAATCAGATCAATCTGAAGGTGTAGATAAATTACCCCTTGAAACTGAAAATCAAAAACCTATACATAAACCTATGTTTTTAGAGGTTCTAAATCCCAATACGAATTTGGGAGTTCTTAGGTTAATTGACTCGGATGGAGGCCAATTGGAAGAGGCTTCTAGGTATGGTATTAGGAGGTATGGGGTTTATGAGAGAAAAGATGATTTTGTAGCTATAAAACTTTGTTCAGGTATTGCAAAGCTTCAGTTGCTTAATAAAGCAGAAAATTTAAAAGTTGAATCTGAAGCAGATTTTGAGTTAAGTAGAGATTCTTCTCTTTATGTTGATTCAAAAATGATTTTGGTGGTTGTTAAGGATAATAATGTTTGGAAATTAGCAAAGTTTTCTTCAAAGGATTTAAGTGAATTTATTCTATCAGAAGATGAAGTTTTGCCATTTACAAGCTTTACTGTTGATGCAGGTCATGTTTATTTGCAAGATGCATCTAAAAAGCTTATTACTTTGGATCTAAATACTTTGAAAAAAGTGTCTTAA
- a CDS encoding endonuclease III domain-containing protein: MFYNYFMLNIDLIVDETLSRYPDVKPFLTFRNNYELLIMVILSARTTDNMVNKIAPKFFKRYGDFESLANADLIDVKQLIYKLGFYSNKSKYIINCARMILEKFKGIIPNNIFDLVSLPGVGRKTANVILGVIYNKPAIIVDTHFSRVVIRHGITFKRTPLEIELDLKSKIPADKQYRFSMAINRHARDICTSRSKTCKNCFLEKFAPRLF; the protein is encoded by the coding sequence ATGTTTTATAATTATTTTATGCTTAATATTGATTTAATTGTAGATGAAACTTTATCTAGATATCCAGATGTTAAACCTTTTTTAACTTTTAGAAATAATTATGAGCTTTTGATAATGGTAATTTTGAGTGCAAGGACAACTGATAATATGGTTAATAAAATTGCACCTAAGTTTTTTAAAAGATATGGAGATTTTGAAAGTTTGGCAAATGCTGATTTGATAGATGTTAAGCAATTGATTTATAAGTTAGGATTTTATTCAAATAAATCTAAGTATATTATAAATTGTGCACGAATGATTTTAGAAAAATTTAAAGGTATTATTCCAAATAATATTTTTGATCTTGTATCTTTGCCAGGAGTAGGTAGAAAAACCGCTAATGTTATTCTTGGAGTTATTTATAATAAGCCGGCTATAATTGTAGATACTCATTTTAGTAGGGTTGTTATCAGGCATGGGATTACCTTTAAGAGAACACCTTTAGAAATTGAATTAGATTTAAAGAGTAAAATACCTGCTGATAAACAATATAGATTTTCTATGGCTATTAATAGACATGCAAGAGATATTTGTACATCACGTAGTAAAACTTGTAAAAATTGTTTTTTAGAAAAATTTGCACCAAGACTTTTTTGA
- a CDS encoding ABC transporter permease subunit, which produces MYKLKKLCIISLGIFILFLIIIPELINENSKFAIYKKDPNKTYIQTINKLPQTPTATNPLGTDKMGRDILARLIIATRNSILLAFSYAAISAIIGIFIGIIIGSLKFKTCLIISKPIEALQTIPFSYILMLIFYYFAKQENYNILKVAFTLALIHGWIKFSFIARNNTLLIKNLDYVKASKTMGASQFRIIIYHIFPEVFSSISSIIPLQISKSLTTFEVINFLQQKDKSYYPSLGELLGYIEMGREYAWIWAYPLMILLIINIILTFISSKLKKHMKYFISS; this is translated from the coding sequence ATGTATAAACTTAAAAAATTATGCATTATATCATTAGGAATATTCATTTTATTTTTAATAATAATTCCTGAATTAATTAATGAAAATTCAAAATTCGCAATATACAAAAAAGACCCAAATAAAACATACATCCAGACAATAAACAAACTACCTCAAACACCAACAGCCACAAATCCTCTAGGAACGGATAAAATGGGCAGAGATATACTGGCAAGATTAATAATTGCCACTAGAAATTCTATTTTACTTGCATTTAGTTATGCAGCAATTTCTGCAATAATTGGAATCTTTATAGGAATAATAATAGGAAGTTTAAAATTTAAAACCTGTTTGATAATCTCAAAACCAATAGAAGCACTACAAACAATACCATTTTCTTACATATTAATGCTAATTTTTTACTACTTTGCAAAACAAGAAAATTATAATATATTGAAGGTTGCATTTACTTTAGCCTTAATACATGGATGGATCAAATTTTCGTTCATAGCAAGAAATAATACACTACTAATTAAAAACCTTGATTACGTGAAAGCAAGCAAGACTATGGGCGCAAGTCAATTTAGAATAATTATATACCACATATTTCCAGAAGTTTTCTCATCAATATCATCAATAATTCCCCTACAAATATCAAAAAGTCTGACTACTTTTGAAGTAATAAATTTCTTACAACAAAAAGATAAAAGCTACTATCCAAGCCTTGGGGAACTTTTAGGATACATCGAAATGGGAAGAGAATACGCTTGGATATGGGCATATCCTTTAATGATACTACTCATCATTAACATTATACTAACATTCATAAGTTCAAAACTTAAAAAACACATGAAATATTTCATTTCATCATGA
- a CDS encoding ABC transporter permease, with protein sequence MLLNAIISTFFCISLINIFSNDNSNIPFIQKNIFRDYLEYIGILKSIESYKLTYDFDPNVPLDNDHFAKHIEGSLYIVYKTQYKGLIWGTPHNSPLTKGKSPMSVIFNKMKNTLKISIPGAVLSYAAAILLILIWTLFVNNKILNNILEYIMLFLHSLPRNLTVILITSLLYYLKINPKNLIIGGFAWFFSFFIFNAVIFKQSLDKNLSEFYIITAKSRGVKNFKIITLHALIPSLVPLITQLRPTLATAFFGASFIEIMFGIDGIGALTINAIKHNDYILYKDLLFIGVFIRLIPNLITDVLTHNINPYKDVIE encoded by the coding sequence ATGTTGCTTAATGCTATTATATCAACATTTTTTTGCATATCATTAATAAATATATTTTCAAATGATAATTCAAATATCCCATTTATACAAAAAAATATATTTAGAGACTATTTAGAATACATTGGAATACTTAAAAGCATTGAAAGCTATAAGTTAACATACGATTTTGACCCAAATGTACCCTTAGATAATGATCATTTCGCTAAACATATTGAAGGCAGCTTATACATAGTTTACAAAACACAGTATAAAGGGCTAATATGGGGAACACCTCACAACTCCCCGCTTACAAAAGGCAAATCACCAATGAGTGTAATTTTTAACAAAATGAAAAACACATTAAAAATATCAATCCCAGGCGCTGTACTCTCTTATGCGGCAGCCATTCTTCTTATTCTCATTTGGACTTTATTTGTAAATAATAAAATTTTAAATAATATTTTAGAATACATAATGTTATTCTTGCACTCACTGCCAAGAAATCTAACCGTAATACTAATAACTTCTCTACTTTACTACCTAAAAATAAATCCGAAAAATTTAATAATAGGTGGATTTGCATGGTTTTTTTCATTTTTCATATTTAATGCTGTCATTTTTAAACAATCTCTAGATAAAAATTTATCTGAATTTTATATAATAACCGCAAAATCAAGGGGAGTTAAAAATTTTAAAATAATAACACTCCATGCATTAATTCCCTCTCTAGTTCCATTAATTACCCAGCTTAGACCTACTCTTGCAACAGCTTTTTTTGGTGCGTCTTTTATTGAGATAATGTTTGGAATTGATGGAATTGGAGCTTTAACAATTAATGCAATCAAGCATAATGATTATATTCTCTATAAAGACTTACTATTTATTGGTGTATTTATTAGGCTCATACCAAATTTAATAACGGATGTTTTAACACATAATATTAATCCTTATAAGGATGTAATAGAATAA
- a CDS encoding septum formation initiator family protein, which translates to MFLIKKIMLSIYTGVISYFIITPIFGETGIVNYKKLNSNLILMKEHTEKLKNIQKTLKTKYINLQISKPAILREASKLGYYPKNSTIIKSLDKNENYYQGNILNIKHSLENKNIDKNFYLISIVISLISYFLLSYFDKIKTLHKGR; encoded by the coding sequence ATGTTTTTAATCAAAAAAATTATGTTATCTATTTACACAGGAGTAATAAGTTATTTCATAATAACACCAATCTTTGGGGAAACAGGAATTGTTAACTATAAAAAATTAAATAGTAATTTAATTTTAATGAAAGAGCATACTGAAAAGTTAAAAAACATACAGAAAACTTTAAAAACAAAGTATATTAACTTGCAAATATCTAAGCCAGCAATCTTAAGAGAAGCAAGTAAGCTAGGATATTATCCTAAAAATTCCACAATTATAAAAAGTCTTGATAAAAATGAAAACTACTACCAAGGTAATATTTTAAATATAAAACATAGTTTAGAAAATAAAAACATAGATAAAAATTTTTACTTAATATCAATAGTAATTTCACTGATTTCTTATTTCTTATTAAGTTATTTCGACAAAATAAAAACTCTCCATAAAGGAAGATAA
- a CDS encoding DUF4340 domain-containing protein has product MDNKKILIGMKENIKIIIIVILTSTFLLGIIFSNQNQVTKLLEEKFFAIDFNQTAKIETELDGTIIKSGKGWELQYNDIKLPIDEQRVNSMIQDIEKLQKNKLVSRDPKKHKELGIKESPDFKLFDDKNNLLTEIFIGNSGEGDSRLSYIKGSDANVYLTNNIFLSYKGNSYNTFANTKLFKEKDAKIERLSFKVLNKPKKTEEDIIQNDYNVSIQDGLYFFNKEVLRKERLLQMIQEFTTDGLEIDKTKINDYNLQYNIEIEWNNKSVNNIDVYFNKDEKNRDILMKRDNDVYYYTTNKWSFFDIFNLEKKIKTKDNDSNEDHLKDDTDHHDHQH; this is encoded by the coding sequence ATGGACAATAAAAAAATATTGATAGGAATGAAAGAAAACATAAAAATAATAATAATTGTAATATTAACATCCACATTTTTGTTAGGAATAATATTCTCCAATCAAAATCAAGTTACAAAACTTTTAGAAGAAAAATTTTTTGCAATCGACTTCAATCAAACTGCAAAAATCGAGACAGAACTTGACGGAACAATCATAAAATCGGGAAAAGGTTGGGAACTTCAATATAACGACATAAAGCTTCCAATTGATGAACAAAGGGTCAATTCCATGATTCAAGATATAGAAAAACTTCAAAAAAATAAACTTGTAAGCAGAGATCCAAAAAAACATAAAGAACTAGGAATAAAGGAAAGTCCTGATTTTAAATTATTTGACGATAAAAATAATTTGTTAACAGAAATTTTTATTGGAAACTCAGGAGAAGGAGATTCAAGATTATCTTATATAAAGGGCAGTGATGCTAATGTCTATTTAACAAATAACATCTTCCTATCCTACAAAGGTAATTCTTACAATACATTTGCAAATACTAAACTTTTTAAAGAAAAAGACGCAAAAATAGAACGTTTATCTTTCAAAGTACTAAATAAACCAAAAAAAACTGAAGAAGACATCATACAAAATGATTATAATGTATCTATTCAAGATGGTCTTTACTTTTTCAATAAAGAAGTACTACGCAAAGAAAGACTCTTACAAATGATCCAAGAATTCACAACAGATGGACTTGAAATAGATAAAACTAAAATCAATGATTATAATCTCCAATATAATATTGAAATAGAATGGAATAACAAAAGTGTTAATAATATTGATGTTTACTTCAATAAAGACGAAAAAAATAGAGATATCCTAATGAAGAGAGATAATGATGTATATTACTACACTACTAACAAGTGGTCTTTTTTTGATATATTCAATTTAGAGAAAAAGATAAAAACAAAAGATAATGATTCTAACGAAGATCATTTAAAAGACGACACTGATCATCATGATCACCAACATTAA
- a CDS encoding GldG family protein, whose amino-acid sequence MKNKHKEILNLTLNLTIIFLLFCNISILVFKIDFTKNKAFTISKVTKDLFSNANEKIYVTYYNSASLGNYFAFPDQIKNFLTSFADSSSGKVIYREIDADKLTTPLEQIGIPAQQIDLREINQLSILKIYSGIEIIYESKREVLPIVTEISNLEYDLASSLDKLINNTKKVLGVAFGDAKLKATHKNFIEIMQKAFKTEVKEINLSNEQLKDINGLFIIGSKEINEEILKKIDEFIINNGKVLLATSKIDYDPQSPYTTTPIKSALFNLIESYGIKYNENIILDKRAPSLFLGGNFQTYYPWILIDKSNIIDPNNPLLKNFYDAIIPWTSSLDLIEAKDGGEIKYLPLFASSRESWQVNDEEVASIAMHSFNVPKTFNKEDKQKILGYSVEGQIKSLFNDKKSENSKIILLGSSMLFSDYMYNGSPSNFELAGRISDYLMQKEAFFSIKSREVRSKLKFINSSKEMLNAKFSLILINLIILPIAIIIFGLSRFTKKRRIN is encoded by the coding sequence ATGAAAAACAAACATAAAGAGATTCTAAATTTAACTTTAAATCTTACAATAATATTTCTGCTCTTTTGCAACATATCTATTTTGGTTTTTAAAATAGATTTTACTAAAAACAAAGCTTTTACAATTTCTAAAGTTACAAAAGATTTGTTTTCAAATGCAAATGAAAAGATATATGTTACTTACTATAACTCTGCAAGTCTTGGCAATTATTTTGCATTCCCAGACCAAATAAAAAACTTCCTAACAAGTTTTGCCGATTCCTCAAGCGGAAAAGTAATTTATAGAGAAATAGATGCTGACAAATTAACCACTCCTTTAGAACAAATTGGAATTCCAGCCCAACAAATCGATCTAAGAGAGATCAATCAGCTTTCAATACTCAAAATATATTCAGGAATTGAAATAATTTATGAAAGCAAACGCGAAGTACTCCCAATAGTAACAGAAATTAGCAACTTAGAATATGATCTTGCAAGCAGCCTCGATAAGTTAATAAATAATACAAAAAAAGTATTAGGAGTTGCATTTGGAGATGCCAAATTAAAAGCAACACACAAAAATTTTATAGAAATAATGCAGAAAGCTTTCAAAACCGAAGTTAAAGAAATAAATCTCAGTAATGAGCAACTAAAAGATATAAATGGATTATTTATAATTGGCTCTAAAGAAATAAATGAGGAAATTCTGAAAAAAATTGATGAGTTTATTATCAATAATGGAAAAGTATTACTTGCTACAAGCAAAATTGATTATGATCCTCAAAGCCCATACACCACAACTCCCATTAAATCTGCACTTTTTAATCTAATTGAAAGCTACGGCATCAAATATAATGAAAATATTATACTGGATAAAAGAGCACCAAGTCTTTTCCTAGGGGGCAACTTTCAAACTTACTACCCATGGATCTTGATCGATAAAAGTAATATCATAGATCCCAATAATCCCTTACTTAAAAATTTCTATGATGCCATAATTCCTTGGACTAGTTCATTAGATCTCATAGAAGCTAAAGATGGTGGTGAAATAAAATATTTACCCCTATTTGCAAGCTCTAGAGAATCTTGGCAGGTTAATGATGAAGAAGTTGCAAGCATAGCAATGCATTCATTTAACGTTCCAAAAACCTTTAATAAAGAAGATAAACAAAAAATTCTTGGATATTCAGTTGAAGGACAAATTAAAAGTTTGTTTAATGATAAAAAATCTGAAAATTCAAAAATAATTTTACTAGGCTCAAGCATGTTATTTAGTGATTATATGTATAATGGTTCACCTTCAAACTTTGAACTCGCCGGACGAATTTCAGATTACTTGATGCAAAAAGAAGCGTTTTTTAGCATCAAATCAAGAGAAGTACGTTCAAAACTAAAATTTATAAATTCGTCAAAAGAAATGTTAAATGCAAAATTTTCGTTAATACTCATAAATTTAATCATACTGCCTATAGCAATAATAATATTTGGACTTAGCAGATTTACCAAAAAAAGAAGAATCAACTAA
- a CDS encoding ABC transporter permease: MKIDLRQSLALSKKELKVLFGTLTAYVVMLFFLIFVNFSFIFLSGFFIKDNASLMSYFSSMPIILMLVLPALSMGVFSEEHKTGSIELLYALPISPQEIVLGKFITLKIFTLILFTLTLPLTIMTIFMGEFDLGIIFLQYLGIILYSCSVLSMGVFISSITKSQIVSYILSVFILIIIVFSGKLVMIFGKDNIFGQILNFISITNHFSYFNMGILNLADLIYFITFAVTFLMLSSYSIRLKKWR; the protein is encoded by the coding sequence ATGAAAATAGATCTAAGACAATCCTTAGCCTTGTCAAAAAAAGAATTAAAAGTTTTATTTGGCACACTAACTGCATACGTTGTAATGTTATTTTTCCTAATATTTGTAAATTTTTCTTTTATTTTCTTATCAGGATTTTTCATTAAAGACAATGCCTCATTAATGTCTTACTTCTCATCAATGCCTATCATTTTAATGTTAGTGCTCCCGGCTCTTAGTATGGGAGTATTCTCAGAAGAGCATAAAACAGGAAGCATTGAATTACTTTATGCACTGCCAATAAGTCCACAAGAAATAGTGCTTGGCAAATTTATTACACTTAAGATATTTACATTAATACTTTTCACTCTCACACTACCACTTACAATAATGACAATTTTTATGGGTGAATTTGACCTTGGCATAATATTCCTTCAATATTTAGGAATAATCCTTTATTCTTGCTCAGTTCTTAGCATGGGAGTATTTATATCATCTATTACTAAAAGCCAAATAGTATCTTATATACTAAGTGTATTTATTTTAATCATAATAGTATTTTCAGGGAAGTTAGTAATGATATTTGGCAAAGATAATATATTTGGCCAAATACTCAACTTTATCTCAATCACTAATCATTTTAGTTACTTTAACATGGGAATATTAAACTTAGCAGACCTTATCTACTTTATTACATTTGCAGTCACATTCTTAATGTTAAGTTCATATAGCATAAGATTAAAAAAATGGAGATAA
- a CDS encoding ABC transporter ATP-binding protein: MINVKNITKTYGSFTALFNVSFKVNEGEVLGILGPNGAGKSTLIKILTSFHYPNKGNVKIFGKDIIENSKEILQNVGYIPEKLALYPELSVKEYLNFISEIKGVENPKKEIDKAIGIFKLESVKNKLISTLSKGFKQRVGIAGALINNPKLIILDEPTNGLDPNQIIEFKEFLKELAKTSTILFSSHILSEVESICKRIIIINNGEIIADDTKENIVKNRLKETELDLIIYKDSGITKEHFSSNDIFTSIKVEEYEQEINVSLRLAPDKTEKELFNYVISKGMILKAMIPKHESLEKIFSKLTKERKQ; encoded by the coding sequence ATGATAAATGTAAAAAATATCACTAAGACATATGGTTCATTTACAGCTCTCTTTAATGTTAGTTTCAAAGTTAACGAAGGAGAAGTGCTTGGAATACTAGGCCCAAATGGAGCAGGAAAATCAACCTTAATCAAAATTCTAACATCATTTCACTACCCAAACAAAGGCAATGTAAAAATTTTTGGAAAAGATATTATAGAAAATTCAAAAGAAATATTGCAAAATGTAGGATACATACCTGAAAAACTGGCTCTTTATCCCGAACTATCTGTTAAGGAATATTTAAATTTTATATCAGAAATCAAAGGAGTTGAAAATCCAAAAAAAGAAATAGATAAGGCAATAGGTATTTTTAAACTTGAAAGTGTCAAAAATAAACTAATATCTACACTATCAAAAGGCTTTAAGCAAAGAGTAGGAATAGCTGGTGCTTTAATCAATAATCCCAAACTTATAATACTTGATGAACCTACAAATGGGCTTGATCCAAATCAAATTATAGAATTTAAAGAATTTTTAAAAGAACTTGCAAAAACTAGCACAATACTGTTCTCCTCTCACATTTTAAGCGAAGTCGAATCAATTTGTAAAAGAATAATTATTATTAATAATGGAGAGATTATCGCTGATGATACCAAGGAAAATATAGTTAAAAACAGACTTAAAGAAACTGAGCTAGATCTCATCATTTACAAAGATTCTGGTATAACAAAAGAACATTTTAGTAGCAATGATATATTTACCTCAATTAAAGTAGAAGAATATGAACAGGAAATCAATGTTTCATTAAGGCTTGCACCTGATAAAACTGAGAAAGAACTTTTTAATTATGTTATAAGTAAAGGAATGATACTAAAAGCAATGATTCCAAAACATGAAAGCTTAGAAAAAATATTTAGCAAACTAACAAAGGAGAGAAAACAATGA
- a CDS encoding ribonuclease Z, producing MNFNINILGTGGTRPLHNRYLTSVLIEYHGESFLFDCGEATQMSLRKQKISWQKIKVICITHLHADHITGLLGIVMLMAQSGDTRKEPLTIIGPIGIKKYLDANIELLRVHKNYDIIYKEIIINKTEPILYEDKKKRIEYIKLKHSIECVGYLFIEKDKPGKFNTQKAESLNIPKGPIRKTLQEGHEVILNGKKILPSEILGESQKGLKFAYITDTAYFEELSTHIKNFNLVIIESTFKNDLKDEAKKKLHLTAKLAAKITKKANVYQTGLIHFSERYTLNKDLCELLDEAQQEYPNGEIFLTKDGMRLKANKDKFIIK from the coding sequence TTGAACTTTAATATCAATATTCTTGGTACAGGAGGAACAAGACCGCTACACAACAGATATTTAACTTCCGTCTTAATAGAATACCATGGAGAAAGCTTCCTCTTTGATTGCGGAGAGGCTACTCAAATGTCCCTTCGGAAACAAAAAATATCATGGCAAAAAATCAAAGTGATTTGTATTACGCATTTACATGCCGATCACATCACAGGTCTACTTGGAATAGTAATGCTGATGGCACAAAGCGGCGATACAAGAAAAGAGCCTCTAACCATTATTGGGCCTATTGGCATCAAAAAATATTTAGACGCAAACATCGAACTTTTGCGAGTACATAAAAATTATGACATAATATACAAAGAAATAATAATCAATAAAACAGAACCTATTTTATATGAAGATAAAAAGAAAAGAATTGAATACATAAAACTCAAGCACTCAATAGAATGTGTTGGGTATTTATTTATAGAAAAAGATAAGCCTGGAAAATTTAATACCCAAAAGGCAGAAAGTTTAAATATACCAAAAGGACCTATTAGAAAAACATTACAGGAAGGACACGAGGTAATACTTAATGGAAAGAAAATATTACCTTCTGAAATACTAGGCGAGTCTCAAAAAGGACTAAAGTTTGCATATATTACAGATACAGCCTACTTTGAAGAATTAAGTACACACATCAAAAACTTTAATCTAGTAATTATTGAGAGTACATTCAAGAATGACTTAAAAGATGAGGCTAAAAAAAAATTGCACTTAACAGCAAAATTAGCAGCAAAAATTACAAAAAAAGCAAATGTATATCAAACAGGACTAATCCATTTTAGTGAAAGATATACACTAAATAAAGATTTATGCGAGTTATTAGATGAAGCACAACAAGAATATCCAAATGGAGAAATATTTTTAACAAAAGATGGCATGAGACTTAAAGCAAATAAAGACAAATTTATTATAAAATAA